The following proteins come from a genomic window of Oncorhynchus clarkii lewisi isolate Uvic-CL-2024 chromosome 23, UVic_Ocla_1.0, whole genome shotgun sequence:
- the LOC139381068 gene encoding zinc finger SWIM domain-containing protein 8-like isoform X9, translating into MELMFAEWEDGERFSFEDSDRFEEDSLCSFISEAESLCQNWRGWRKQSGGPNSPTVKIKDGQVIPLVELSAKQVAFHIPFEVVEKVYPPVPEQLQLRIAYWSFPENEEDIRLYSCLANGSPDEFQRGEQLYRMRAVKDPLQIGFHLSATVVSPQTGQSKGAYNVAVMFDRCRITSCSCTCGAGAKWCAHVVALCLFRIHNASAVCLRAPVSESLSRLQRDQLQKFAQYLISELPQQILPTAQRLLDELLSSQSTAINTVCGAPDPTAGPSASDQSTWYLDESTLSDNIKKTLHKFCGPSPVVFSDVNSMYLSSTEPPAAAEWACLLRPLRGREPEGIWNLLSIVREMFKRRDSNAAPLLEILTEQCLTYEQIIGWWYSVRTSASHSSASGHTGRSNGQSEVAAHACASMCDDMVVLWRLAVLDPTMSPQRRLELASQLKQWHLKVIEIVKRGQHRKSLDKLFQGFKPAVESCYFNWEVAYPLPGITYCSADKKSASFCWARAVQQQRGAKAGLAGDTSELGGGGGRSGSSEGGGGDYKGRTPQQEVAVRPKETIVSKRKGLSAGGGGGVLVRLGGSVCLSLEEGSSKGMYKGAGSSSSIAGKAKLAQGGKSSSGGSGGVGGKHQAAKRRTSSEDSSLEPDMAELSLDDGSSLALGAEASNTFDFTPPPPEMLPSPSPLLREPHKYSGGGKGAGNMPKERSFEVKRVTLAATLPATESQPAFPLKEKAAVVVEAAVALEKEVEVEMEVNGNKEVAPAGDARLSTSVAVVTVTAAAAKPPRGGRRETGAVALPNQSPGAGGDPVGEDDYRAYYLNAASEEGAERVPENNHEEEPDIFAGIKPLEQEGQMEVLFACAEALHAHGYSNEACRLAVELAGDLLANPPDLKVEQPQTKGKKSKVSTSRQTQVATNTLVKTSFLLTVLSERMELHNLAFSTGMFSLELQRPPASTKALEVKLAYQESEVVALLKKIPLGLVEMTSIRDRAEQLRDGNFCDYRPVLPLMLASFIFDVLCTPVCTVVSPTGSRPPSRNRNNEMPGDEELGFEAAVAALGMKTTVSEAEHPLLCEGTRREKGDLALALMITYKDDQSKLKKILDKLLDRESQTHKPQTLSSFYSSKPAASSQRSPSKHAAHNAHGHGGATGGVSKHAPNATAAAGSSSVQVVAAGGAAGQLAGSGVQNNATPGEGVSEAREQADGAQPASCDQPSEVVPFKPEGTVPSRLALGGRGAYSGRCWGSPVRQKKKHTGMASIDSSAPETTSDSSPTLSRRPLRGGWAAASWGRGQDSDSISSSSSDSLGSSSSSGSRRAGGGARAKSTDTSRYKGRRPECHAPHVPNQPSEAAAHFYFELAKTVLIKAGGNSSTSIFTQPSASGGHQGPHRNLHLCAFEIGLYALGLHNFVSPNWLSRTYSSHVSWITGQAMEIGSAALNILVECWDGHLTPPEVASLADRASRARDPNMVRAAAELALSCLPHAHALNPNEIQRALVQCKEQDNVMLEKACMAVEEAAKGGGVYPEVLFEVAHQWYWLYEQTVGGGSGAQREGPGRCRANGGAGRRPPETGHGVTDNSGNMESSGVATVTASVTAAAVVPVISVGSTIYQSHALPGSAMAHSQGLHPYTTIQAHLPTVCTPQYLGHPLQHVPRPTVFPLSGGAYPQCVCVPSQGMHPAFIGAQYPFSVATGPHPPMAATAVTFPGIPVPSMTQIAVHPYHTETGLPLSTTVAGATTFSSFYPVGGVHSGATIQAIQGSSLPGMSSQPVSLVSAPFPSEDEQHSQPISQQGLHYLHSAYRVGMLALEMLGRRAHNDHPNNFSRSPPYTEDVKWLLGLAARLGVNYVYQFCVGAAKGVLSPFVLQEIIMEALQRLNPAHIHAHLRTPAFHQLVQRCQQAYLQYIHHRLIHLTPADYDDFVNIIRSARGAFCLTPVGMMQFNDVLQNLKRGKQTKELWQRISLEMATFSP; encoded by the exons atgGTCAGGTCATCCCTCTGGTGGAGCTTTCAGCCAAGCAGGTGGCATTCCATATCCCGTTTGAGGTGGTGGAGAAGGTCTATCCTCCTGTCCCTGAGCAGCTGCAGCTACGCATCGCCTACTGGAGCTTCCCTGAGAACGAGGAGGACATCCG GCTGTACTCGTGTCTGGCCAACGGCAGCCCAGATGAGTTCCAGCGAGGGGAGCAGCTGTACAGGATGAGGGCTGTTAAAGACCCTCTGCAGATAG gtTTCCACCTCAGTGCCACTGTGGTATCGCCCCAGACTGGCCAATCAAAAGGGGCGTACAATGTGGCTGTCATGTTTGACCGCTGCCGCATTACCTCCTGCAGTTGCACCTGCGGGGCCGGGGCCAAGTGGTGCGCCCACGTGGTGGCCCTCTGCCTCTTCAGGATCCACAAC GCGTCTGCAGTGTGCCTGCGAGCCCCCGTTTCAGAGTCCCTGTCCCGGCTGCAGAGGGACCAGCTGCAGAAGTTTGCCCAGTACCTAATCAGCGAGCTTCCCCAACAG ATTTTGCCCACAGCCCAGAGGCTCCTGGATGAGCTCCTGTCCTCCCAGTCCACAGCCATCAACACAGTGTGTGGGGCTCCAG ACCCCACTGCTGGCCCCTCGGCCTCTGACCAGAGCACTTGGTATCTAGATGAGTCCACGCTCAGTGACAACATCAAGAAGACGCTGCACAAGTTCTGTGGCCCCTCTCCTGTGGTCTTCAG TGACGTCAACTCCATGTACCTGTCATCCACGGAGCCACCGGCTGCGGCAGAGTGGGCATGTCTGCTGAGACCTCTGAGGGGGCGGGAGCCTGAGGGGATCTGGAACCTCCTGTCTATCGTCAGGGAGATGTTCAAGAGGAGGGACAGCAACGCTGCACCTCTACTAGAGATCCTAACTGAGCAGTGTCTCACTTATGAACAG ATTATTGGCTGGTGGTACAGCGTGCGTACGTCGGCGTCCCACAGCAGTGCCAGCGGGCACACGGGGCGCAGTAACGGGCAGTCGGAGGTGGCAGCCCACGCCTGCGCCAGCATGTGTGATGACATGGTGGTTCTGTGGAGGCTGGCTGTGCTAGACCCTACCATGAGCCCTCAGAG GCGTTTGGAGCTGGCCTCCCAGCTCAAGCAGTGGCATCTGAAAGTGATTGAGATTGTGAAGCGAGGGCAACATCGCAAGTCCCTGGACAAACTGTTCCAGGGCTTCAAGCCAGCCGTGGAGTCCTGCTACTTTAACTGGGAGGTGGCCTACCCACTGCCAGGCATCACCTACTGCAGTGCTGACAAGAAGAGCGCCTCCTTCTGCTGGGCCAGGGCAGTGCAGCAGCAGAGAGGGGCCAAGGCTGGCCTGGCTGGAGACACCTCTGAacttggaggaggaggggggagatctGGCAGCTCtgagggaggtgggggagactACAAGGGCAGAACGCCCCAACAAGAAGTGGCTGTCAGGCCCAAAGAGACCATTGTGAGCAAGAGGAAGGGGTTGTCGGCCGGGGGCGGAGGAGGGGTCCTAGTGCGGCTAGGGGGCAGTGTCTGTCTTTCTCTAGAGGAGGGCAGTAGTAAGGGGATGTACAAAGGCGCAGGTTCCTCCTCGTCCATTGCGGGCAAGGCCAAGCTGGCCCAGGGGGGGAAGTCGTCCTCCGGGGGATCAGGAGGGGTAGGGGGAAAACACCAAGCAGCCAAGCGGCGCACCAGCAGTGAGGACAGCTCCCTGGAGCCTGACATGGCCGAGCTGAGCCTGGATGATGGCTCCAGTCTGGCGCTGGGCGCTGAGGCCAGTAACACCTTTGACTTCACACCCCCGCCACCCGAGATGCTACCCTCACCAAGCCCGCTACTCAGAGAGCCACACAAATACAGTGGGGGAGGGAAAGGGGCCGGAAACATGCCCAAGGAGCGCTCCTTCGAGGTCAAACGTGTCACTCTTGCTGCCACCCTGCCTGCCACTGAGTCCCAGCCCGCCTTCCCCCTCAAGGAGAAAGCCGCTGTCGTCGTGGAAGCGGCTGTTGCCTTGGAGAAGGAGGTGGAAGTAGAGATGGAGGTGAATGGAAATAAGGAGGTGGCCCCCGCTGGAGACGCTCGACTCTCCACCTCGGTCGCTGTTGTTACCGTGACTGCTGCTGCCGCCAAGCCACCGCGTGGTGGGCGCCGAGAAACTGGAGCCGTAGCCCTGCCCAATCAGAGCCCAGGGGCAGGGGGAGACCCTGTTGGAGAGGATGACTACCGGGCCTACTACCTAAATGCAGCCTctgaggagggggcagagagagtgcCAGAGAACAACCATGAGGAGGAACCAGACATCTTTGCTGGGATCAAGCCACTGGAGCAGGAGGGCCAGATGGAGGTGCTGTTTGCATGTGCAGAGGCCCTCCACGCCCATGGCTACAGCAACGAGGCCTGCAGACTGGCAGTGGAGCTGGCTGGAGACCTGCTGGCCAACCCTCCAGACCTGAAGGTGGAGCAGCCCCAGACGAAGGGTAAGAAGAGCAAGGTGTCCACCAGCAGGCAGACCCAGGTGGCCACCAACACCCTGGTCAAGACCTCCTTCCTGCTGACGGTGCTGAGCGAGAGGATGGAGCTCCACAACCTGGCCTTCAGCACGGGCATGTTCTCCCTGGAGCTGCAGAGGCCCCCAGCCTCCACCAAGGCCCTGGAGGTCAAGCTGGCCTACCAGGAGTCAGAGGTGGTGGCTCTGCTGAAGAAGATCCCTCTGGGCCTGGTGGAGATGACGTCCATACGGGACAGGGCCGAGCAGCTCCGAGACGGGAACTTCTGTGACTACAGGCCTGTCCTGCCCCTCATGCTGGCCAGCTTCATATTTGATGTGCTGTGTACCCCA GTTTGTACAGTTGTCTCCCCCACAGGTTCCCGTCCTCCCAGCCGTAACCGGAACAACGAGATGCCTGGAGACGAGGAGCTGGGCTTTGAGGCTGCTGTCGCAGCACTGG GTATGAAGACCACAGTGAGCGAGGCAGAGCACCCTCTGCTCTGTGAGGGGaccaggagagagaaaggagacttGGCTCTGGCTCTTATGATCACATACAAGGATGACCAGAGCAAGCTGAAAAAG ATCCTGGACAAGCTGCTGGACAGAGAGAGCCAGACCCACAAGCCCCAAACCCTGAGTTCCTTCTACTCCAGCAAGCCAGCTGCCAGCAGCCAGAGGAGCCCGTCCAAGCACGCTGCCCACAATGCTCACGGACACGGAGGTGCCACCGGAGGGGTGTCCAAACACGCCCCAAACGCCACGGCTGCAGCTGGGTCCTCCTCTGTGCAAGTGGTGGCTGCTGGTGGGGCAGCAGGACAACTGGCGGGCAGTGGGGTGCAGAACAACGCCACACCCGGAGAGGGCGTCAGTGAGGCCAGAGAACAAG CAGATGGCGCCCAGCCTGCGTCATGTGACCAGCCGAGTGAGGTGGTCCCATTCAAGCCCGAGGGCACTGTGCCTAGTCGCTTGGCGCTGGGAGGACGGGGGGCATACAGCGGGCGCTGCTGGGGCTCTCCTGTCCGCCAGAAGAAGAAACACACAG GCATGGCGAGTATCGACAGCAGTGCTCCTGAGACCACCTCAGACAGCTCCCCCACCCTCAGCCGACGTCCACTCAGAGGGGGCTGGGCTGCGGCCTCCTGGGGGAGGGGCCAGGACAGTGACAGCATCAGCAGCTCTTCCTCTGATTCGCTGGGCTCCTCCTCATCCAGTGGCTCTCGCAGGGCCGGAGGGGGAGCTAGGGCAAAGAGCACAGACACCAGCAG GTATAAAGGGCGTCGTCCTGAGTGCCATGCACCCCATGTGCCCAACCAGCCATCGGAGGCGGCGGCTCACTTCTACTTTGAGCTGGCCAAGACGGTGCTGATCAAGGCCGGGGGCAACAGCTCCACCTCCATCTTCACCCAGCCCTCAGCCAGCGGGGGCCACCAGGGTCCCCACCGCAACTTGCACCTCTGTGCCTTCGAGATTGGCCTGTACGCCCTGGGCCTGCACAACTTTGTCTCGCCCAACTGGCTATCCAGGACCTACTCCTCCCACGTCTCCTGGATCACAG gcCAGGCCATGGAGATTGGCAGTGCTGCCCTCAACATCCTGGTGGAATGCTGGGACGGGCACCTCACCCCTCCCGAGGTGGCATCACTGGCAGACAGGGCATCACGGGCACGGGACCCCAACATGGTTCGCGCTGCGGCCGAGCTGGCCCTGAGCTGCCTGCCCCATGCACACGCCCTCAACCCCAATGAGATCCAGAGGGCCCTGGTGCAGTGCAAGGAACAG gaCAATGTGATGCTAGAGAAAGCCTGTATGGCTGTAGAGGAGGCAGCCAAGGGGGGCGGTGTGTACCCTGAGGTTCTGTTTGAGGTGGCCCACCAGTGGTACTGGCTCTATGAGCAGACAGTAGGAGGGGGCTCAGGGGCCCAGCGCGAGGGCCCGGGACGCTGCAGGGCCAACGGTGGAGCTGGGAGAAGGCCCCCGGAGACTGGTCACGGTGTGACGGACAACAGTGGCAACATGGAGTCCTCTGGTGTTGCCACAGTTACTGCCTCTGTGACAGCAGCGGCTGTGGTGCCCGTCATCTCTGTGGGCTCCACCATCTACCAATCACACGCCCTTCCTGGCTCTGCCATGGCCCACTCCCAGGGCCTGCATCCCTACACTACCATCCAGGCCCACCTGCCCACTGTCTGCACCCCCCAGTACCTGGGGCACCCGCTGCAGCATGTCCCCCGGCCCACTGTGTTCCCCTTGTCAGGGGGTGCGTACCCACAG tgtgtatgtgtgccctcCCAGGGAATGCACCCGGCCTTTATCGGTGCCCAGTACCCGTTCTCAGTGGCCACCGGCCCCCATCCGCCCATGGCAGCAACTGCGGTCACCTTCCCTGGTATTCCCGTGCCGTCCATGACCCAGATCGCCGTCCACCCGTACCACACTGAGACCGGCCTGCCTCTGAGCACCACTGTAGCAG GAGCCACGACTTTTTCCTCTTTCTATCCAGTAGGTGGCGTCCATTCAGGCGCCACAATCCAGGCCATTCAGGGGTCATCTCTTCCTGGTATGTCTTCCCAGCCCGTCTCATTGGTCAGCGCCCCCTTCCCGTCTGAAGACGAGCAGCAtagccagccaatcagccagcaGGGTCTTCACTACCTGCACTCAGCCTACAGAGTTG GCATGCTGGCTTTGGAGATGCTTGGAAGGAGGGCTCACAACGACCACCCCAATAACTTCTCCCGCAGCCCCCCATACACGGAGGATGTCAAGTGGCTCCTGGGCCTGGCTGCACGGCTAG GTGTGAACTACGTGTACCAGTTCTGTGTGGGTGCGGCTAAGGGTGTGCTCAGCCCCTTCGTCCTTCAGGAGATCATCATGGAGGCTCTCCAGAGACTCAACCCCGCCCACATCCATGCCCACCTCCGCACGCCCGCCTTCCATCAGCTTGTGCAGCGCTGCCAGCAGGCCTATCTACAG TATATCCACCACCGGCTGATCCACCTGACCCCGGCCGACTACGACGACTTTGTCAACATCATCCGCAGTGCCCGCGGGGCCTTCTGTTTGACCCCTGTGGGAATGATGCAGTTCAATGACGTGCTTCAGAACCTGAAGAGGGGCAAGCAGACCAAGGAGCTGTGGCAGCGCATCTCTCTGGAGATGGCCACCTTCTCCCCATGA